In a single window of the Thermofilaceae archaeon genome:
- a CDS encoding ArsR family transcriptional regulator codes for MKAYIIRRVTPEELLSRVVELEVHGKHDDLKRLLGEHLMYYEEEGELWYTEEEEVPVQVARRMLSDRMCELLALLRQGRELSVSEIARMLGRSPSNVYADLKFLQRYGAVRFEKHGRHTIPRLLLEEILFVL; via the coding sequence GTGAAAGCATACATAATCAGGAGGGTAACCCCGGAGGAGCTCCTGAGTAGAGTGGTCGAGCTTGAAGTTCACGGCAAGCACGATGATCTAAAACGGCTGCTAGGCGAGCATTTGATGTACTACGAAGAAGAAGGCGAACTATGGTATACTGAGGAAGAGGAGGTTCCGGTCCAAGTTGCTCGTCGTATGCTTTCGGATCGGATGTGTGAGCTACTAGCCCTCTTGAGGCAGGGAAGGGAGTTAAGTGTAAGCGAGATAGCTAGAATGCTTGGGCGCTCACCCTCCAACGTCTACGCGGACCTGAAGTTCCTGCAGCGCTATGGGGCAGTGCGCTTCGAGAAGCACGGTAGGCACACAATACCTCGCTTGCTGTTGGAGGAGATTCTCTTCGTGCTATAG
- a CDS encoding PRC-barrel domain-containing protein produces the protein MPWKRFQKCMLPLKSLADVSSKEAFRKLLGAKVYSLNGEYIGYLKRIYVEKKRGKATKIVVRLLNGGLLVLDPSIAVIGPDGRITLKTDVKVEAKVIDRELDKLQTMVSELRSVRERLLELDEAFISGELTKATYQRFRAALEQRRQKIVSEIKRLVEELEPYTHRLEEERKKLLSQMSSAEGEKSTQILKKLRELRELLARVNELIDNAVHELSFEMELEEFIDRYLRD, from the coding sequence ATGCCTTGGAAGAGGTTCCAGAAGTGTATGCTCCCGCTTAAAAGCCTCGCTGATGTATCGAGCAAGGAAGCTTTCAGGAAGCTTCTAGGCGCGAAGGTCTATAGCTTGAATGGAGAATACATTGGCTACCTTAAGAGGATCTATGTTGAGAAGAAGAGGGGGAAAGCTACGAAGATAGTGGTCAGACTGTTGAACGGAGGTCTGCTTGTCCTTGACCCAAGCATCGCCGTGATAGGCCCTGACGGCAGGATTACGCTGAAGACGGACGTTAAGGTGGAGGCTAAAGTCATTGATAGAGAATTAGACAAGCTTCAGACAATGGTATCCGAACTACGCAGCGTGAGGGAACGCCTGCTTGAGCTCGATGAAGCCTTCATCTCCGGTGAACTCACTAAGGCAACCTATCAGCGCTTTAGAGCCGCCCTCGAGCAAAGAAGGCAGAAGATCGTTTCTGAAATTAAGAGACTTGTAGAAGAGCTAGAACCATACACGCACAGACTAGAAGAGGAGAGGAAAAAACTGCTGAGCCAAATGAGTTCGGCCGAGGGCGAAAAGAGTACACAGATCCTAAAGAAACTAAGGGAGCTACGTGAATTATTAGCAAGAGTAAACGAGCTTATAGATAATGCTGTTCATGAACTTTCATTCGAAATGGAACTAGAAGAGTTCATTGATCGCTATCTTAGAGACTGA
- a CDS encoding RtcB family protein, producing the protein MVTLKKIEDVVWEIPQTYKRGMRVPARIFADEYLLQKMQTDLTLEQAANVAILPGIYKYSIVLPDGHQGYGFPIGGVAAFDYNEGVLSPGGVGYDINCGVRILRTNLRYEDVKDKLRELSDLLFRYIPSGLGSRGRVSLSKVELDRVLADGVLWAVSKGYGWSEDPEYIEERGAMEGADPSKVSDVAKERGREQLGTLGSGNHFLEIQVVDKIYDPKAAATMGIEEVGQVTVMIHTGSRGLGHQVCSDYLRVMEVAVRRYNMPLPDRELVSVPATSREAEDYFAAMKAAANFAWANRQLITHWVREVFSQVFRKSADELDLHIVYDVAHNIAKLEEHVVDGARRKVYVHRKGATRAFPPGHPLVPRKYQSIGQPVLIPGSMGTASYILVGTQKAMEITFGSAPHGAGRVLSREEAKRRYRGSEIKDRLENRGIVVRAASMAVVAEEAPDAYKDVDRVADVADRAGMAKKVVRLVPIAVVKG; encoded by the coding sequence ATGGTCACCCTTAAGAAAATCGAGGATGTTGTCTGGGAGATACCTCAAACCTACAAGCGTGGGATGAGAGTACCAGCTCGCATCTTCGCCGACGAGTACCTGCTGCAGAAGATGCAGACGGATCTGACACTAGAGCAGGCTGCCAATGTCGCCATCCTTCCTGGCATTTATAAGTACTCCATCGTTCTGCCCGACGGGCACCAGGGGTACGGCTTCCCCATCGGAGGGGTAGCCGCTTTTGATTACAACGAAGGGGTACTGAGCCCAGGCGGCGTTGGATACGACATTAACTGCGGCGTCAGGATCCTTAGGACGAACCTCCGCTACGAAGATGTGAAAGACAAGCTTCGGGAGCTCTCCGACTTGCTCTTCAGGTATATCCCTTCAGGCCTAGGTAGTAGAGGCCGCGTGAGCCTTAGTAAGGTGGAGCTGGATAGAGTACTCGCGGACGGAGTTCTCTGGGCTGTGAGTAAGGGGTATGGCTGGTCTGAGGATCCGGAGTACATCGAAGAGAGGGGGGCTATGGAGGGGGCTGACCCCTCAAAGGTGTCTGACGTTGCGAAAGAGAGGGGTAGGGAGCAGCTTGGGACTTTGGGTAGTGGTAACCACTTCTTGGAGATCCAGGTCGTCGATAAGATCTACGACCCGAAAGCCGCGGCTACGATGGGTATCGAGGAAGTCGGACAGGTCACAGTCATGATTCACACAGGGTCCAGGGGGCTCGGCCACCAAGTTTGCAGCGATTACCTTAGAGTGATGGAAGTAGCCGTCAGGAGGTACAACATGCCTCTCCCCGATCGTGAGCTCGTTTCCGTGCCCGCGACCAGTAGGGAGGCGGAGGATTACTTTGCCGCTATGAAAGCGGCAGCCAACTTCGCTTGGGCTAACAGGCAGTTAATCACGCACTGGGTGAGAGAAGTCTTCTCTCAAGTTTTCAGGAAATCTGCAGACGAGCTTGATCTCCACATAGTGTACGATGTTGCGCACAACATCGCTAAGCTGGAGGAGCACGTTGTAGATGGTGCGAGAAGGAAGGTTTACGTGCATAGGAAGGGTGCTACTAGAGCTTTCCCGCCTGGACACCCACTGGTCCCGCGCAAGTATCAAAGCATTGGGCAACCAGTCCTAATACCCGGCTCAATGGGTACGGCATCTTACATCTTAGTTGGCACACAGAAGGCAATGGAGATAACCTTCGGGTCGGCGCCCCACGGAGCTGGACGAGTGCTCAGCCGTGAGGAGGCTAAACGAAGGTATAGGGGTAGCGAGATAAAGGATCGTCTAGAGAACAGGGGCATCGTTGTTCGCGCAGCCAGCATGGCCGTCGTAGCGGAGGAGGCGCCCGACGCGTACAAAGACGTGGACAGGGTTGCTGACGTGGCTGATAGAGCTGGGATGGCGAAGAAAGTTGTTCGGCTGGTACCGATAGCTGTAGTGAAAGGGTAG
- a CDS encoding DUF1512 family protein — protein sequence MNGGSAVDFITFIAVLMLLSYISRELEVYRISSEIELHLRLFKASRDKAASSVVRKLGELVSKMKLRVNLSELESKVNELIELVVIPVESMDPFAVVKKVKYMMLNVDKSLEGEIRRIAPNAEKSDVDTLASLVHVARSLNFLYKALNHDYTLARRFKSYWLLLQLQALLPFIAETVKSYEGALEALLRQVPIGDSAGPLVLSTLARELKAEYVDIGVPDTRVYLADLEGRRIILIKAEGPGSNVGRVDEALRRALIMWGDSVSFVVTIDAMVKLEGEVSGSIVEGFGVAVGGTGAEKYEIEEVLAEYGLKAYALLIKMSAEEAMMPMSKDLYDACLKAKDRVKALLLEHVQPRETAVVVGVGNTLGVGN from the coding sequence ATGAATGGCGGAAGCGCTGTCGACTTTATAACGTTCATAGCGGTGCTGATGCTCCTATCCTACATCTCCAGAGAGCTTGAGGTTTACCGTATATCGAGCGAGATCGAGCTCCACTTGAGGCTTTTCAAGGCGTCTCGAGATAAGGCTGCCTCCTCCGTGGTCAGGAAGCTTGGGGAGCTGGTATCGAAGATGAAGTTGCGCGTAAACTTAAGCGAGCTGGAGTCAAAGGTGAACGAATTGATTGAGCTGGTCGTTATACCGGTTGAGAGCATGGACCCCTTCGCCGTGGTGAAGAAGGTCAAGTACATGATGCTAAACGTGGATAAGTCCCTCGAAGGTGAGATAAGGAGGATTGCGCCAAACGCCGAGAAGAGCGATGTAGACACTCTCGCTTCACTGGTGCACGTCGCCAGAAGCTTGAATTTCCTTTACAAGGCTCTCAACCACGACTATACATTAGCTAGGAGGTTCAAGAGCTACTGGCTGCTTCTTCAGCTCCAAGCCCTGCTGCCATTCATAGCCGAAACCGTGAAGTCTTACGAGGGTGCACTCGAAGCCCTGCTGAGGCAGGTTCCTATAGGCGATTCCGCCGGCCCTCTCGTCCTATCCACCTTAGCCAGAGAGCTTAAGGCCGAGTACGTTGACATAGGAGTCCCCGATACGAGGGTCTATCTAGCAGATCTTGAAGGTAGACGGATCATCTTGATCAAAGCGGAAGGTCCAGGCAGCAACGTGGGGAGGGTCGATGAGGCCCTCAGACGGGCGTTAATCATGTGGGGTGACAGTGTATCTTTTGTCGTGACGATCGACGCTATGGTGAAGCTGGAAGGTGAGGTTAGTGGATCCATAGTTGAAGGTTTCGGGGTCGCTGTCGGTGGTACGGGAGCTGAAAAGTACGAGATCGAGGAGGTTCTCGCGGAGTACGGGTTAAAGGCTTACGCGCTGCTGATCAAGATGTCGGCCGAAGAAGCCATGATGCCCATGAGCAAGGATCTATATGACGCATGCCTTAAGGCTAAAGATCGCGTCAAAGCGCTACTACTTGAGCATGTCCAGCCGAGGGAGACCGCAGTTGTAGTGGGGGTCGGCAACACACTGGGGGTGGGTAACTGA
- the dnaG gene encoding DNA primase DnaG, translated as MVGVPVNAKYVIHAKIEVEGLVDKSDIIGALFGQTEGLLGSDLDLRELQNNGRIGRIEVISSKADNKIRGVVKVPSNLSKIETALIAAALETVDRVGPYAAKVEVTRIEDVRAEKRKRIVERAKELLRMMEEEAPESRELIEEIAESLKIAEIVHYGPEGLPAGPEIDTSDTVIVVEGRADVINLLKHGYKNVIALGGAAVPKTIAELAKKKKLILFVDGDRGGELIARNVISMINVEAIARAPPGREVEELTGKEIAKALKNKMSVKEFLESIKPVEKTEEVSSAKVEQAFVQPREVEGFQLPERVVSEAKELRGTLEAILYDSEWRFIKRVPVRDLVKEIGETENASYVVFDGIITQRLVDTSAAKGVKALIGARIGDVLRIPDGLILKTLDDIIKSQ; from the coding sequence GTGGTTGGTGTGCCAGTCAACGCCAAGTACGTGATTCACGCGAAGATCGAGGTGGAGGGTCTAGTCGATAAATCAGACATCATAGGGGCTCTATTTGGACAGACGGAGGGTTTGCTAGGCTCGGACTTGGATTTGAGGGAATTGCAGAACAACGGTCGAATAGGTAGGATAGAAGTGATATCTAGCAAAGCCGATAACAAGATAAGAGGTGTAGTGAAGGTACCGTCTAACTTGAGCAAAATTGAGACTGCTCTTATAGCAGCTGCACTTGAAACTGTCGATCGAGTGGGACCCTATGCAGCTAAGGTTGAGGTTACTAGAATCGAGGATGTTCGTGCTGAGAAGCGCAAGCGCATAGTTGAGAGGGCGAAGGAGCTTTTACGGATGATGGAGGAAGAAGCCCCTGAAAGTAGGGAGCTTATCGAGGAGATTGCGGAATCGTTAAAAATCGCAGAGATAGTGCACTACGGGCCGGAGGGGCTTCCCGCAGGCCCCGAAATTGATACTTCGGACACTGTCATAGTTGTAGAGGGTAGGGCTGATGTCATAAATCTACTCAAACACGGGTATAAAAACGTCATAGCTCTGGGCGGCGCCGCAGTACCTAAAACCATCGCGGAGCTCGCGAAAAAGAAGAAGCTGATCCTATTTGTGGATGGAGATAGAGGCGGTGAGCTGATCGCGCGCAACGTTATCAGCATGATAAATGTGGAAGCAATTGCCCGCGCGCCGCCAGGAAGAGAGGTGGAGGAATTAACAGGAAAAGAGATAGCCAAAGCCTTAAAGAATAAGATGAGTGTTAAAGAGTTTCTCGAATCGATAAAGCCGGTTGAAAAAACGGAGGAGGTAAGCTCAGCTAAGGTTGAGCAAGCCTTTGTGCAGCCACGAGAAGTTGAGGGATTCCAACTTCCCGAACGCGTGGTAAGTGAAGCGAAAGAGCTTCGGGGTACACTTGAAGCCATACTTTACGATTCCGAATGGAGGTTCATTAAACGGGTCCCGGTCAGAGACCTAGTGAAGGAGATTGGAGAAACAGAAAATGCATCCTACGTTGTTTTCGACGGTATAATCACACAGCGCCTAGTGGATACGTCAGCGGCTAAGGGGGTAAAAGCTCTCATAGGTGCACGGATAGGGGATGTTCTAAGAATTCCGGATGGGCTTATTCTAAAAACTTTAGATGATATCATTAAATCACAATAA
- a CDS encoding methyltransferase domain-containing protein yields MPLNCFVYCPRLGYALSLEEIKGILLRRGERRLTQSVNLGKSLIEAAIEGDEVRLGSFSVPLEEMEKAAAAGDATHVFFLSKEGLEKVAFFHEGRYYKLRNVGEGKAPTLEISGIHMHNIENTDPWSDAKRKVDKLRVRSGSVVLDICTGLGYTASHAALRGATVVTIEKDPAVLQIAEFNPWSHLLASPSITIILGDAFEVLEELPENFFDAAVHDPPRFSLAGELYSLEFYRRLRRVLKKGARVFHYTGWPGKHRGLNIQAGVVRRLRAAGFETIEIVKGYGVVAQSV; encoded by the coding sequence ATGCCGCTGAACTGCTTTGTTTACTGTCCTAGGCTCGGATACGCGTTAAGCTTAGAAGAGATCAAGGGGATACTTCTTAGAAGAGGAGAGAGGCGTCTCACCCAGAGCGTCAACCTTGGTAAAAGTTTAATCGAAGCCGCGATCGAGGGGGACGAAGTGAGGCTGGGCTCTTTCTCGGTACCTCTCGAGGAGATGGAAAAAGCGGCCGCCGCGGGGGATGCAACACACGTGTTCTTCCTGTCGAAGGAGGGCCTTGAGAAGGTCGCATTCTTCCACGAGGGGCGTTACTACAAACTCAGAAATGTGGGTGAAGGTAAAGCGCCCACGCTCGAAATATCTGGGATACACATGCATAACATTGAGAATACCGATCCGTGGAGTGATGCAAAGCGCAAGGTCGACAAGTTGAGAGTGCGAAGCGGAAGCGTCGTTCTCGATATTTGCACGGGCTTAGGGTACACCGCGTCCCACGCGGCGCTTCGCGGCGCAACCGTTGTCACGATTGAGAAGGACCCTGCTGTGCTTCAGATTGCAGAATTTAACCCCTGGAGCCACCTACTTGCTAGCCCCAGCATAACGATAATTCTCGGAGACGCTTTCGAGGTCCTTGAAGAGCTACCTGAGAACTTTTTCGACGCCGCCGTCCACGATCCACCACGGTTCTCTCTCGCCGGAGAACTTTACAGCCTCGAATTCTACAGAAGATTGCGCCGAGTGCTGAAAAAAGGGGCTAGAGTCTTCCACTACACAGGTTGGCCGGGAAAGCATCGGGGGTTGAACATACAAGCGGGTGTTGTACGTAGATTAAGAGCGGCCGGATTCGAAACGATAGAAATTGTGAAAGGATACGGCGTGGTAGCTCAGTCAGTATAA
- a CDS encoding KaiC domain-containing protein, giving the protein MAFEEETPKPERRIRRVESGIPGLDEILNGGIPFRNVVLLSGGPGTGKSIFGQQFLYYGLTKGEPGVLVALEEHPAQIIANMMNFGWDVRKYEAEGLFAIVDAFTGGVGEYAKREKYVVKSVDDIPSFIDVVRDAIKDLKAQRVVIDSVTTLYLTKPAVARSVVMTLKRVLSGLGCTSILVSQVSVGERGFGGPGVEHAADGIVRLDLDEVDGELKRSLIVWKMRGTSHSMRRHMFEITDKGIIVYPNKVLKWRGRTFEVEGE; this is encoded by the coding sequence ATGGCGTTCGAGGAGGAGACCCCTAAACCGGAGAGGCGAATCCGGAGAGTTGAATCGGGTATCCCGGGCTTAGACGAGATTCTAAACGGCGGAATACCCTTTCGCAATGTTGTTCTGCTCTCTGGGGGGCCGGGAACGGGAAAAAGCATTTTCGGCCAGCAGTTCCTCTACTATGGTTTAACGAAGGGGGAGCCTGGTGTATTAGTAGCGCTTGAAGAGCATCCTGCGCAGATAATCGCGAACATGATGAATTTCGGCTGGGACGTGCGCAAGTACGAGGCGGAGGGGCTCTTCGCTATCGTCGATGCGTTCACGGGGGGCGTAGGCGAGTACGCCAAGCGTGAGAAGTATGTAGTGAAGAGCGTAGACGACATCCCCTCCTTCATTGATGTAGTTAGAGACGCTATCAAGGATCTCAAAGCGCAGCGGGTAGTCATAGACTCCGTCACAACACTCTACCTGACGAAGCCCGCTGTAGCACGCTCTGTCGTAATGACCTTGAAGAGGGTCTTGTCGGGTCTCGGTTGTACGTCTATTTTAGTGTCTCAGGTCAGCGTTGGGGAGAGGGGGTTCGGTGGCCCCGGCGTGGAGCACGCCGCCGACGGTATCGTACGCCTCGATCTCGACGAAGTAGACGGGGAATTGAAAAGGAGCTTGATTGTTTGGAAGATGAGGGGCACCTCGCACAGCATGCGCCGCCATATGTTCGAAATAACCGATAAGGGCATCATAGTCTATCCTAATAAAGTGCTTAAATGGAGGGGTCGCACCTTCGAGGTGGAGGGAGAATGA
- a CDS encoding transcriptional regulator: protein MSEEIPLKPVSRTDIHKLETALIVATLLREDVLQKIRESTERLTWIDSLAVAAGALARSRAGMTVEQIAEDLGRSEATIRRHLTGKTEAAKLIEETYQKFLRDGVKLEIPSHLSKTSPELERRVAELESTVRSLEAAKKALEEKLSRARKLAEELVRELS, encoded by the coding sequence ATGAGCGAGGAAATCCCTCTTAAACCGGTGTCGCGTACGGACATACACAAGCTAGAGACTGCGCTGATCGTGGCCACGCTCCTTCGCGAGGATGTGCTACAAAAGATCAGGGAAAGCACGGAGAGGTTGACTTGGATCGATAGCCTCGCGGTAGCCGCGGGAGCTCTGGCAAGATCTAGGGCTGGCATGACTGTGGAGCAGATCGCTGAGGATTTAGGTCGAAGCGAAGCTACGATTCGGAGGCACCTAACCGGGAAAACGGAGGCTGCTAAGCTCATTGAGGAAACCTACCAGAAGTTCCTGCGGGACGGTGTAAAACTCGAAATACCCAGCCATCTATCAAAGACTAGCCCAGAACTCGAGCGTCGAGTAGCCGAGCTTGAATCTACCGTGAGAAGCTTAGAGGCTGCGAAGAAGGCTTTGGAGGAGAAGCTGAGTAGAGCTCGAAAGCTTGCTGAAGAGCTAGTAAGGGAGCTATCCTGA
- a CDS encoding 30S ribosomal protein S7: MSASALRTLDGKKILVFGKWDLEEVKVRDKSLEPYVCLKPVLAPHSGGLHAKKRFAKANVSIVERLINMVMRPGRNAGKKFLATNIVKKALEIVEVKTGQNPIQVLVWAIENAAPREETTRVVYGGILYHVSVDVSPQRRVDLALRHICEGARLAAFNNPKPIEECLADEIIAAAYGEAGSYALRRKEEIERIALAAR, encoded by the coding sequence ATGTCAGCTAGTGCACTTAGAACGCTGGACGGGAAGAAGATACTGGTGTTTGGTAAGTGGGACTTAGAGGAGGTGAAGGTCAGGGATAAAAGCCTAGAGCCCTATGTGTGCCTTAAGCCAGTACTTGCTCCTCATTCAGGTGGGTTGCATGCCAAGAAACGCTTCGCTAAGGCCAATGTATCAATAGTTGAACGCTTGATCAACATGGTCATGAGGCCGGGAAGGAACGCTGGAAAGAAGTTTCTGGCTACTAACATCGTTAAGAAGGCTCTGGAGATCGTAGAGGTGAAGACAGGCCAGAATCCGATCCAAGTTCTCGTATGGGCGATAGAGAACGCGGCCCCCAGGGAGGAGACGACTCGAGTCGTTTACGGCGGAATCCTATACCATGTATCCGTGGACGTTTCGCCCCAGAGGCGCGTAGATCTAGCACTCCGCCACATCTGCGAGGGAGCTAGGCTCGCAGCCTTTAACAACCCTAAGCCTATAGAGGAGTGTCTCGCCGATGAGATTATCGCGGCCGCCTACGGCGAGGCCGGCAGCTACGCATTAAGGAGGAAAGAGGAGATAGAAAGAATAGCTCTGGCGGCCAGGTAG
- a CDS encoding archease, whose amino-acid sequence MTFKPYSKTATVAGGFAHLPHTADVLIEAWGDTLEEAFEYAALGVFEVMTDTTKVQPEVEVTITARGVDLEALLYDWVEQLIIVFDTRQLLLSKFKVLEISRDQDGTFQLRAKAWGEEYDPERHESRTLVKAMTYHSMEIIQAPERTTLRFVVDI is encoded by the coding sequence ATGACTTTTAAGCCATACTCTAAAACAGCTACCGTGGCAGGCGGTTTCGCACATTTACCACATACAGCTGACGTGCTGATCGAAGCCTGGGGCGACACGCTAGAGGAGGCTTTTGAGTACGCTGCCCTGGGCGTATTCGAAGTGATGACAGACACCACGAAAGTCCAACCAGAGGTAGAAGTAACAATCACAGCCAGAGGGGTCGACTTAGAGGCTCTTCTCTACGACTGGGTCGAGCAGCTGATAATCGTCTTCGATACAAGACAACTGCTGCTATCTAAATTCAAAGTCCTTGAGATCAGCAGAGACCAGGACGGGACGTTCCAGTTACGCGCGAAGGCTTGGGGGGAGGAGTACGACCCAGAGCGACACGAATCCAGGACGCTCGTCAAGGCCATGACGTATCACTCCATGGAGATCATTCAAGCACCTGAGCGTACCACGCTGCGCTTCGTAGTTGACATTTAG
- a CDS encoding TFIIB-type zinc ribbon-containing protein yields the protein MFTCPECGGRAVETTEFLVCGSCGLVLGQLIEEGCYWPNATWVLVEAAERFGVDFDECLQLYRIVKSERVVEGAALAIAIYAALRRKGEHVPLRRICCWLVAHGINVSYKQAVKGLLRVSRHLDRLSPLSSVRIYARKLNLDENLVKHAEEVLLKAKYLGGRDPYLIAIAAIYLAARGQVTYYKLAKITGRSPSRIWDAVNYLRKNFSNKS from the coding sequence ATGTTTACGTGCCCGGAGTGCGGGGGGCGAGCGGTTGAGACGACTGAGTTTCTAGTCTGCGGGAGCTGCGGGCTCGTGCTAGGCCAGCTTATCGAGGAGGGCTGCTACTGGCCCAATGCGACGTGGGTTCTCGTTGAGGCTGCCGAGCGGTTCGGCGTCGACTTCGACGAGTGCCTGCAGCTGTACCGGATCGTGAAGTCCGAGAGAGTGGTGGAGGGGGCAGCCCTAGCCATAGCCATATACGCGGCTTTAAGGAGGAAGGGGGAGCACGTACCTTTGAGGAGGATCTGCTGTTGGTTAGTAGCCCACGGTATCAACGTGAGTTATAAACAAGCTGTGAAGGGGCTCCTAAGAGTTAGCCGCCACCTCGATCGACTGTCCCCCCTATCAAGCGTTAGAATTTACGCTAGAAAACTCAATCTCGATGAAAACCTTGTTAAACACGCAGAGGAAGTGCTGTTGAAGGCGAAGTATCTAGGGGGTAGGGACCCCTACTTGATAGCCATCGCAGCCATCTACTTAGCGGCTAGAGGCCAAGTTACGTATTACAAGCTAGCCAAAATAACCGGGAGATCTCCTTCGAGGATATGGGATGCTGTCAACTACTTAAGGAAAAACTTTAGTAATAAAAGCTGA
- the map gene encoding type II methionyl aminopeptidase yields the protein MEELEKWLAAGEAVREALSKAFDMVKEGVSLLELAERLEAEIVRRGAQPAFPANLSINEVAAHYSPGVRDRTVIPEKGVVKVDLGAHVDGCIADAAVTIALDHRYEPLVDAAIQALRAALNALKPSTDLCEIGYIVESTIKARGLKPISNLSGHSMQRYVLHAGKHVPNVRSDPCGKVSIGEIYAIEPFVTDGAGFVVEEEQGTIYRLVSNKSLGEPWLDQQLRKLWSKYKNLPFSERWVYAEDGQQGLEGLVRLVERRRVYRYPVLVEARRGMVSQFEDTVIVQHGRNINTTRVLELLRA from the coding sequence ATGGAGGAGTTAGAGAAGTGGCTCGCGGCTGGAGAAGCCGTCAGAGAGGCTCTTTCAAAGGCTTTCGACATGGTTAAGGAAGGTGTCAGTCTGCTGGAGCTAGCCGAGAGACTTGAAGCTGAGATAGTGCGAAGGGGGGCGCAGCCGGCCTTCCCGGCGAACCTCTCGATCAATGAGGTGGCAGCACACTACTCTCCTGGCGTGAGGGATAGGACCGTTATCCCGGAGAAAGGAGTGGTGAAGGTCGATCTCGGCGCTCACGTTGACGGGTGCATTGCCGATGCCGCAGTAACAATCGCGCTGGACCACCGGTACGAGCCTCTCGTTGACGCCGCAATCCAGGCGCTGCGGGCAGCGCTTAACGCTTTGAAACCATCCACTGATCTATGCGAGATAGGGTACATCGTTGAGTCGACTATCAAAGCGCGGGGCCTAAAGCCGATCTCAAACCTCTCTGGACACTCAATGCAACGGTACGTGCTCCACGCCGGGAAGCATGTGCCAAACGTACGTTCCGACCCGTGCGGGAAGGTCTCTATCGGGGAGATCTACGCGATCGAACCCTTCGTAACCGATGGAGCCGGTTTTGTTGTGGAAGAGGAACAAGGGACGATCTATCGGCTGGTGAGCAACAAGAGTCTCGGCGAACCCTGGCTCGACCAACAATTGAGAAAATTGTGGTCCAAGTACAAGAATCTGCCTTTCTCTGAGAGATGGGTGTACGCGGAAGATGGTCAACAGGGGCTTGAGGGTCTGGTAAGACTCGTCGAACGACGCCGTGTCTACCGTTACCCCGTACTCGTTGAGGCAAGGCGGGGAATGGTCTCCCAGTTCGAGGACACCGTGATCGTACAGCACGGGAGGAACATCAATACGACACGAGTGCTAGAACTGCTCCGCGCGTAA
- a CDS encoding endonuclease V, whose amino-acid sequence MFSVERARFAQRVIASRVLESDALPSEVRYVAGVDVTYSGPRAIAAAAVVDARTLGFVTSSVVELEVHVPYIPTLLAFREAGPMIAALRKLDLEPDVLIVDGNGRLHPLGAGIACQVGLAVDKPTIGVAKKLLCGEVGEWSGREAPVLLAGKVVGVALRTSSKPIYVSVGHKISLPTAVALVSRLTRKGTRLPEPLRLAHETATKYARRVF is encoded by the coding sequence ATGTTTAGTGTAGAGAGGGCCAGGTTCGCGCAACGCGTGATAGCGTCTAGGGTGTTAGAAAGCGATGCGCTTCCCAGTGAGGTCAGGTACGTTGCTGGAGTCGATGTCACGTACTCCGGGCCACGAGCTATTGCGGCTGCTGCCGTAGTTGATGCACGCACGCTCGGGTTTGTCACCAGCAGCGTTGTCGAACTGGAGGTGCATGTACCCTACATCCCCACGCTTCTCGCTTTCAGGGAAGCGGGCCCTATGATAGCTGCACTGCGCAAGCTAGACCTGGAGCCCGACGTGTTGATAGTTGATGGGAATGGAAGGCTCCACCCCCTCGGCGCCGGTATAGCCTGCCAAGTAGGCCTCGCCGTAGACAAGCCGACGATAGGGGTGGCTAAAAAGCTGCTATGCGGCGAGGTTGGCGAGTGGAGTGGGCGAGAAGCGCCCGTCCTTTTGGCAGGCAAGGTCGTAGGGGTCGCTTTGCGTACATCATCCAAACCCATATACGTGAGCGTGGGTCACAAGATCTCCTTACCCACAGCCGTCGCCCTCGTCTCGAGGCTCACAAGGAAAGGGACTCGCCTCCCAGAGCCCCTCAGGCTGGCGCACGAGACCGCTACTAAGTATGCTCGGAGAGTTTTCTGA